A segment of the Pirellulales bacterium genome:
ATTTCTTGTCGGCCCGGGCGATGTCACGATCATCCAGCAGCGCACGGACCGGTTCGTCGTCGTAGCGCTGCGCGGTGAGTTCCGCCCGCAGTTTCTGGCAGTAATCGAGCACGCTCGCCCGTTCTTCATCCGAGCGATAGATTGGCAGGATCACGACATGCTGCGGCGCCAGACGCGGCGGCAGAATCAGCCCGTCGTCATCCCCGTGCGTCATGATCATGCCGCCGATCAAACGAGTCGAGACGCCCCAACTGGTGGTCCAGGCGAACTCTTCGCGCCCTTCGGATGACAGGAACTTGATTTCCTGTGCCTTCGAGAAGTTCTGCCCCAGGAAGTGCGAGGTGCCGGCCTGCAGAGCCTTGCGATCCTGCATCATGGCTTCGATGGAATAGGTATTCACGGCTCCGGGAAAGCGTTCGCCAGCAGTCTTCTCGCCGCGGATCACCGGCATGGCCATATATTCCTGCGCGAAGCGGGCGTAGACGCCGAGCATTTTGCGCGTCTCTTCCTCGGCCTCGGCACGGGTGGCATGGGCGGTGTGTCCTTCCTGCCAGAGGAACTCGGTCGTGCGCAGAAACATACGCGTGCGCAATTCCCAACGCACGACGTTGGCCCATTGATTGATCAAGATCGGCAGGTCGCGGTACGACTGCACCCACTTGGCGTACATGGCGCCGATGATCGTTTCGCTGGTGGGTCGCACGACTAGCGGCTCCTCGAGCTTGCCGGTCGGCACCAGGCCTCCGTCGGGTCCCGCCTCGAGCCGATGGTGCGTGACCACGGCGCATTCCTTGGCAAAGCCCTCGACGTGTTCGGCCTCTTTCTCCAGGTAGCTGAGCGGGATGAAGAGCGGGAAATAGGCGTTGACGTGGCCGGTCTCCTTGAACATCCGGTCCAGCACCCGTTGCATATTTTCCCACAGTGCATAGCCCCACGGCTTGATCACCATGCAACCGCGGACGGGGGACTGCTCGGCCAGATCCGCCGCGCGAACCACTTGCTGATACCACTCGGGATAATCGTCGCTACGGGTGGGAGTAATCGCGGTCTGGGGAGCTTT
Coding sequences within it:
- a CDS encoding aminoacyl--tRNA ligase-related protein; protein product: MAKAPQTAITPTRSDDYPEWYQQVVRAADLAEQSPVRGCMVIKPWGYALWENMQRVLDRMFKETGHVNAYFPLFIPLSYLEKEAEHVEGFAKECAVVTHHRLEAGPDGGLVPTGKLEEPLVVRPTSETIIGAMYAKWVQSYRDLPILINQWANVVRWELRTRMFLRTTEFLWQEGHTAHATRAEAEEETRKMLGVYARFAQEYMAMPVIRGEKTAGERFPGAVNTYSIEAMMQDRKALQAGTSHFLGQNFSKAQEIKFLSSEGREEFAWTTSWGVSTRLIGGMIMTHGDDDGLILPPRLAPQHVVILPIYRSDEERASVLDYCQKLRAELTAQRYDDEPVRALLDDRDIARADKK